From Streptomyces sp. NBC_01460, a single genomic window includes:
- the sbnB gene encoding 2,3-diaminopropionate biosynthesis protein SbnB, protein MNTTRTTGPAHAVAGETVVPPFAVVPGGQVQQALEGREKEIVEVVEAAYRLHGSGRTVNPPSSFLRFPDRPASRMIALPASLGGESPVDGMKWISSFPGNVASGVPRASAVLILNDPATGYPFACMESSIISATRTAASAASAADRLSRDRPRPTRVGFFGTGLIARYIHTFLEGSGWSFDDVGVYDLSADSAAGFRVYVEQSGSAAAVTVHPGPEELIRTSDLVVFATVAGQPHVTEPAWFDHDPVVLHVSLRDLAPEILLASTNIVDDIDHCLRAATSPHLTEQLTGNREFVNGTLDDVMAGSVTVPGDRPAVFSPFGLGVLDLAVGSYVYDRIARAGELRVVDGFFHELSRYG, encoded by the coding sequence CGGCCAGGTCCAGCAAGCCCTCGAAGGCCGCGAGAAGGAGATCGTGGAGGTGGTCGAGGCGGCATACAGGCTGCACGGGTCCGGCCGCACGGTGAACCCGCCCTCCTCGTTCCTCCGCTTCCCCGACCGCCCCGCCTCCCGGATGATCGCCCTGCCCGCCTCCCTGGGCGGCGAGTCACCGGTGGACGGAATGAAGTGGATCTCCAGCTTCCCGGGGAACGTGGCATCGGGTGTGCCGCGCGCCTCGGCCGTGCTGATCCTCAACGACCCCGCCACCGGCTATCCGTTCGCCTGCATGGAGAGCTCGATCATCAGCGCGACGAGGACGGCCGCCTCCGCGGCATCGGCCGCGGACCGGCTCAGCCGTGACCGGCCGCGTCCCACCCGTGTGGGGTTCTTCGGAACGGGCCTGATCGCCCGGTACATCCACACCTTCCTCGAAGGTTCCGGCTGGTCGTTCGACGACGTCGGGGTGTACGACCTGTCGGCCGACAGCGCGGCCGGATTCCGCGTGTACGTGGAGCAGTCCGGCAGCGCCGCCGCTGTCACCGTGCACCCCGGCCCCGAGGAACTCATCCGCACGAGCGACCTCGTGGTCTTCGCGACCGTGGCCGGACAGCCGCACGTCACCGAGCCGGCGTGGTTCGACCACGACCCCGTGGTCCTGCACGTGTCACTGCGCGACCTCGCGCCGGAGATCCTTCTGGCCTCGACCAACATCGTGGACGACATCGACCACTGCCTCAGGGCGGCCACCTCACCCCATCTGACCGAACAGCTCACGGGAAACCGGGAGTTCGTGAACGGAACGCTGGACGACGTGATGGCCGGAAGCGTGACCGTGCCGGGCGACCGGCCCGCGGTCTTCTCACCCTTCGGCCTCGGGGTGCTCGATCTGGCGGTCGGGAGCTACGTCTACGACCGGATCGCCCGCGCCGGCGAGCTTCGTGTCGTCGACGGCTTCTTCCACGAACTGAGCCGCTACGGATGA